AACGGCGCATTAAGACCATTGCACAATTTGCAGGTGGTTTCGTCTATTATGTATCGCTTAAAGGGGTCACGGGTGCGGCAAGTTTGGATACGGATGAAGTTTCGAGTAGAATAGAGTATTTGCGTCAGTATATAGATATTCCCATCGGTGTCGGTTTCGGTATCAGCAATGCGGAAAGTGCACGCAAAATCGGTCGGGTTGCCGACGCAGTTATTGTTGGCAGCCGGATTGTGAAAGAAATCGAAAACAATACAGGCAACGAGGCTGCCGCCGTCGGTGCTTTGGTAAAAGAGTTGAAGGATGCCGTGCGCTGACGGCGGTTCCTCATCCTGAATATTTTAGGAGTTGTCCATGAGCTGGTTAGATAAAATCCTGCCACCCAAAATCAAGAATCGCGGAAAAGACGGTTCTTCCAATGTTCCCGAGGGTCTATGGCACAAATGCCCGTCTTGTTCGGCAACCGTTTATTCTACCGAGTTGCAGCAGAACAATCAGGTTTGTCCGAAATGCAACCACCACAATCCGTTGTCGGCACGGCAACGCCTGAATCTGCTTTTGGATGAGGATGGCAGAGAGGAGGTTGCCGGAAATGTCAAACCGACAGATCCTTTGAAGTTTAAAGACAGTAAAAAATATCCGGATCGTTTGAGTGCGGCACGCAAGCTGACCGGGGAAGATGATGCTTTGGTGGTAATGAAAGGCAAGATGAACGGCCTGCCCGTTGTGGTTGCTGCGTTTGAGTTCCGCTTTATCGGCGGTTCGATGGGTTCGGTTGTGGGCGAACGATTCGTACAAGGTATCCGTCGGGCGGTTGCCGACAATTGTCCGTTCGTCTGTGTGGCGGCTTCCGGCGGTGCGCGTATGCAGGAGGGTGTGAACTCATTGATGCAGATGACGAAAACCAGTGCCGCGCTGCACTTGTTGACGGAAAAACGTCTGCCGTTTATATCGGTATTGACCGATCCGACCATGGGCGGCGTATCCGCCAGCTTTGCTTTCCTCGGCGATGTCGTATTGGCCGAACCCAATGCCCTAATCGGTTTTGCGGGACCGCGCGTGATTGAGCAGACTGTACGGGAAACCTTGCCGGAAGGCTTCCAGCGTGCTGAGTTTTTACTGGAAAAAGGCGCAATCGACCAGATTGTCGACCGGCGTGAGATGAAGCAGCGAATCAGCAGTTTGATTACGTTGTTGCTCCGTCAGGACAAAGTTGCCGCCGCATGATGCCTGATAATGCGAATGCCGTCTGAAAATTGTTTCAGACGGCATTTTTATATCCGGTTTATTTGGAGAGTTGTTTCATCGATGGCGCATAATGTCCGGCACGTTCTTTCAAACGTTGTATCAGGCCGCGCGTGTCGATCGGTATGCCGTCTTCGCAGAATGCCGCATACAGGACGGCGCGTAATGCGTCGTTGCGGCTTAATGCACCGCCTATCGGCTTCCATTCGACGTTTCGGGGCTGTATCCAACGGCGGTTGACCGTATCGCCGTATCCGAATACTTTGTAGGAGGAAAGTTTGTCGTTGCCGAAACGGATGGATGAGCGGGCGCAGAATATGCCTTCGGCAGTCAGGTTGTCGTAGCCTTTGTCGGAGCGGATATTGAGAATGTAGCGGATGCTGCCGTCGGGCGCGGGCATAATTTGTAGGCTGTCGAGCAGGATTTTCGGCTGTTTGCCGTAATTTTCATCCACATAAATGTCGAACCAGCCGTCCGAGTGCGTATCGGGCAGCGGCGGCAGTTCGGCGGTATGTTCTTTAAATTCGCGGGCGGCGGCTTCTTCGGGCGTTTCGCGGTAGCGGGTGTTGATCGGCGTGTCTTTTTGGCTGAAGCTGGTGGCAAGGGACGTGCCGGCAGTCAGGGCCAAAATCAGAAGGATGGCGCGGCGCATAGATTTCTCCAAGTTGAAAACGGCTTTATTTTATGGGTTGGTAGGGAGGGCTGCAAGCAAGTGGGGTATAATTCGGCTTTATTTAAACTTTTAACCGGTATCGGAACATGAACAGCGAAACTTTGGACGTTATCGGGCTGAAATGCCCTTTGCCTATTTTGCGTGCCAAAAAGGCTTTGGCGCAAATGCAGCAGGGTGACGTGTTGACCGTTCTGGCAACCGACAGCGGCGCACCGGGGGATTTTGAGGCTTTTTGCCGCCAAACCGGTCATGTGCTGCTGGATGCTTCGGAGCAGGACGGCGTATTCAGGCTGGTCGTCCAACACAAATAAATGCCGTCTGAAATGCAGATAATCCGCCCGATTGTGTTGTTTGTAACTTTTATTTTTGCTGCATGCAGTGCCAAAAATCAACCTTCCGACGAGGATCGGCAAAGCTTTGCGCGTATTGCCGTCGATTTGTTCCGGAATGCCTGCGTATCGACGCAGGGCGGTTTTGAACCGGTTTCCAAGTTTGCCGCTGTCGGACATTTTGTCCCTGTCGGAAAGGAAGACCTGTCCCATCTGCCGCCCACTGTTGCAGAACCCGATGTACAGGCGTTGTGGACGCTTGAACGCGATGGCGGCATTTATTATTTGAGCCTGACGCGCGACAGTTGCAGTGTGAAAGCCGAGCGGGCAGACAGTGCCGCACTTTTGGAACATTTTGACGGACTTGTCCGACATCCGCCGCAAAATAAAAATTTGGAATTAAGGGCAGAACAGTCGGTGCAGGCACCATTTGAAATCCGCCAAGTCAGCTATGCCTGGCGGGAAGCGGGCAGCCCTGAAGAAACCGTATTGACCGCACAAACCGCCGATTCCCCGGATTTACCCGTACAGGCAGTTTTGAACCTGACGCACCGTTCCCATAATGGGAAATCCCTAATTCTCCCCTAACTTCAGACGGCATAAAGTCGGCATGCCGTCTGGAAAGCAAAAATCTAAAAAGGAACAACCATGCAAACCCTGACCATCACCCGCCCCGACGATATGCACCTGCACCTGCGCGACGGCGACGCGCTCAAAGCCGTTGCACCCTATACTGCCCGCCAGATGGGGCGCGCCGTCATCATGCCCAACCTCAAACCGCCCGTCGTCAGCGTAGCCGACGCGCTTGCCTACAAAGCGCGCATTATGGCGGCGTTGCCCGAAGGCAGCGCGTTTGAGCCGTTGATGACGCTTTACCTCACCGACAACGCCACGCCCGAACTTGTACGCGAAGCCAAAGCCGCCGGCATCGTCGCCTTCAAACTCTACCCCGCCGGTGCGACGACCAATTCCGATTCCGGCGTAACCGACCTGTTCAAACTCATCCCCGTTTTGGAAGAAATGGCAAAACAGGGCATCCTGTTCCTTGTTCACGGCGAAGTAACCGACCCCGAAATCGATATTTTCGATCGCGAAGCCGCCTTTATCGAGCGCGTGATGAAACCCGTTTTGGCGCGAGTGCCGAATCTTAAAGTCGTGTTCGAACACATCACCACCGCCGAAGCCGCCCGCCTTGTTTTGGAAGCGGGCGACAACGTTGCCGCCTCCGTGACCCCGCAACACCTCCTGCTCAACCGCAACGACCTCTTGGTCGGCGGCGTGCGCCCCCATCATTTCTGCTTACCCGTACTCAAACGCGAAATCCACCGTCAGGCATTGGTCGCCGCCGTTACCGGCGAGAAGGCGCACAAATTCTTCCTCGGCACCGACTCCGCGCCGCACGCCAAGTCCGCCAAAGAAAACGCCTGCGGCTGCGCCGGTATGTTCAGCGCGATGACCGCCATCGAGCTTTACGCCGAAGTGTTTGAAAAAGCAGGCGCGTTGGACAAACTCGAAGCCTTTGCCTCGAAAAACGGCGCAAGGTTCTACGGCATTCCCGAAAATACCGACACGATTACCCTTATCAAACAAAGCCAAACCGTCCCCGCAAGCGTTCCCTACGGCGACGGCGAACTTGTCCCGATGCGCGCGGGCGACGAAATCAGCTGGACGGTGCAGTTTTGAAAAAATTGGAGATATAAAATGAGCTATTTAAATTTAGATGATGATATGTATTTGGTTTATGATTTTAAGCAAGATATGACAAACAGAAGAACGAAGGAATATATTGAAAATACAAGATTACTGTCATTGAATGACGAAAGTATCTTTGGCATCAAAAAAGACAAAGGATTGTTTGCGTCGGATGAATGGTGGGCTAATATTGATTCCGGACAGATTATCACCAGAAGCGTTTCCGGAGTAATATCGTCAATATATGAGGCAGGAATGGAAAGAAGAAACATACCGAATAGTTTTAGTTTTATAGATGGTGAAGGCATCGTAAGGAATGAAAGTATGTATATGATGAATAAATCCGACAGACATTTATTTTGTGAAGGGAAAAAAATTGCTATTTTTTACGCGTATGACGAATTAAAAATATCAAAACAAAGAAAAGGAGACGTAATTGATTTGGAAAACAACTATGTTGAGCAAGTCATTGAAATGGCAATTTCAAAATAATCAGATGACGCCGGTGCCTAAGCCTACCAACTGGCCGATGCCGTCAAAAACCAAACCGGCCAACATTGATTGAACGGTCAAGCAAAATGCCGTCTGAAAGGTTTTTCAGACGGCATTTGCGTATTTCTGATTTTAATCCGACATATCAACGGCGTTTAGGCTCGTCGGGGCGGATTTGGGCGGCGAGTTTGTCGAGGATGCCGTTGACGAATTTGTGCCCGTCCGTGCCGCCGAAGGTTTTGGTAACTTCGATGGCTTCGTTGATGATGACGGGGTAGGGTGTTTCGGGCATGGCGGACAGCTCGTGGCAGGCGGTCAGCAGGACGGCGCGTTCGATGGGGTTGAGATCTTTTTCGTCCCTGTCGAGCAGCGGGCGGATTTTTTGGATGTAGTCCGCTGCGTTGGTTTGCGTGCCGAAGAAAAGTTTGTTGAACAATTCTTCGTCTGCCTTGGCAAAGTCGGGCATTTCGCGGATGTTTTTAGCAATCTCGGGTGCGGCGGTGCGGTTGATAAGGGATTGGTAAACGGCTTGTACGGCAAGCTCGCGGGAACGGCGGCGGGCTGTTTTCATGATTTTTCCTTGAAACGGTTGGGCGGCACGGTATGCCGTCTGAAACGGAAAGGGCGTATTGGTGTACGCCCTGTTTGTTATTCTTCGTCTTCAAACTGTTCTTCGAGCAGAAGGTTGACGAGGTTGGCGCATTCTACGGCGACTTTGGCGGCATCCGAGGCTTTTTCTTCAATCCGTTCAATTGCCTGCGCGTCGTTTTCGGTGGTCAGGACGGCATTGGCAATCGGGATGTTGTAGTCGAGTGCGACGCGGCTGACCCCTGCTCCGGATTCGTTGGAAACCAGCTCGAAATGGTAGGTTTCGCCACGGATGACGACGCCGATGGCAATCAGTGCGTCAAATTTTTCGGAAGAGGCAAAGTTCATCAGCGCGATGGGGATTTCAAGTGCGCCGGGTACGGTGGCGACGGTAATGTTTTTGTCTGCCACGCCCAATTCTTTGAGGGTGCGGCAGCAGACTTTGAGCATTTCGCTGCCGATTTCGTTGGTGAAACGTGCCTGTACGATGCCGATGCGGAGGTGTTTGCCGTCGAGGTTGGGGGCGATGGTGTTCATTGGGTGTCCTTTGGTATTCGGAGGTTTCGGAATGCCGTCTGAAGGGTCAGTCCTTAGGTTGCCAGTCGGCGACGGTTTGGAATGTGCCGTCTTCTGCCAATTCCCACGCGCTGCCTTCGGGTTGGGAAAGCAGTGCGGCGGTTTCAGGGTTGGTTTTGGTGATTTCGGCAATGCTGAGGATGCTGAAGTTGTCCGGATCGTCGGTATATTCGTCGGTCTCGTCGCCGCTGAAGAAACGCCAGCCGCTGTCATTTTCGAAAACGGGGGCTTCGCGGTAGAGGAAGCCGACGGGGTGGTTTTGTTTGACTACGGTGTTGGTGGCGATACAGCGGTCGAGTGCCGAGGAAAGTGCTTGTGCAAATGCGTTCATTGCGGGAATACGTTGGGGGGAAAACTTACGGATTTTACCACGATTCTTGCGTTGTCGGCAGACGGCGGCGGTTTGGTGGTACAATGTGCGCCGTTTGCAGCCTTAAGGTGTTTCTGTATTTTTGAAGTATGGAAACGCATTCGGGCTGTTTTTTGCGGAAGACGGTAATGAAAGACGATGTTTTGAAACAGCAGGCGCACGCGGCGATACAGAAGAGACTGGGCTACACGTTCCGCGATATTTCGCTTTTGCGGCAGGCTTTGACGCACAGGAGCCATCATGCGAAGCACAACGAGCGGTTTGAGTTTGTCGGCGATTCGATTTTGAATTATACGGTGGCGCGGATGCTGTTTGACGCGTTTCCGAAGTTGACCGAGGGCGAGTTGTCGCGGTTGCGGGCAAGTCTGGTCAATGAGGGCGTGCTGGCGGAAATGGCGGCGGAAATGAATGTCGGCGACGGCCTGTACTTGGGGGCGGGCGAGTTGAAGAGCGGCGGCTTCAGACGGCCTTCGATACTGGCGGACGCGATGGAGGCGATGTTTGCGGCGGTCAGCTTCGATGCCGATTTCAACACGGCGGAAAAGGTGGTGCGCCATTTGTTTGCCGATCGCGTCCGGCGCGCCGATTTCCAAAATCAGGCAAAAGACGGCAAAACTGCTTTGCAGGAGGCGTTGCAGGCGCGTCGTTTCGCCTTGCCGAAATACCGTATCGAAGAGCAAATCGGCCATGCCAACGACAGTATGTTTGTCATTTCCTGCGATTTGGGCGAACTGGGTTTCGTGTGCCGTGCCAAAGGGACGAGCCGCAAGGCGGCGGAGCAGTCGGCGGCGAAAGAGGCTTTGAAATGGCTGGAAGAAAAGCTGCCGCTGAAGAAGAAAAAGAAATGAGGCGGCGCGTGAATATGCTGTCTGAACATATGGATACGAAAGCGAATATGGATATTGAAACCTTCCTTGCAGAGGAACGTGCCGCCGATGGTTACCGTTGCGGCTTCGTAGCGATTGTCGGTCGTCCGAACGTGGGCAAATCAACGCTGATGAACCATCTCATCGGTCAGAAAATCAGCATCACCAGCAAAAAGGCGCAGACGACGCGCAACCGCGTAACGGGGATTTATACCGACGATACCGCGCAGTTCGTGTTTGTCGATACGCCCGGTTTTCAAACCGACCACCGCAACGCGCTCAACGACAGGCTGAATCAAAACGTTACCGAGGCGCTCGGCGGCGTGGATGTGGTGGTTTTCGTCGTGGAAGCGATGCGCTTTACCGATGCCGACCGCGTCGTGTTGAAACAACTGCCCAAGCACACGCCGGTCATTTTAGTGGTCAACAAAATCGACAAGGACAAGGCGAAAGACCGTTATGCATTGGAGGCGTTTGTTGCCCAGGTGCGCGCCGAATTTGAATTTGCGGCGGCGGAGGCAGTCAGCGCGAAACACGGTTTGCGGATTGCCAACCTGTTGGAGCTGATTAAGCCGTATCTGCCCGAAAGCGTGCCGATGTATCCCGAAGACATGGTTACGGACAAATCGGCGCGTTTTTTGGCGATGGAAATCGTGCGTGAAAAATTGTTCCGCTATTTGGGCGAGGAATTGCCTTATGCGATGAACGTCGAAGTGGAGCAGTTTGAAGAGGAAGACGGTTTAAACCGCATCTATATCGCCGTTTTGGTCGACAAAGAAAGCCAAAAGGCGATTTTAATCGGTAAAGGCGGAGAACGTTTGAAGAAGATTTCCACCGAGGCGCGGTTGGATATGGAAAAACTGTTTGATACCAAAGTGTTTTTGAAGGTCTGGGTCAAAGTCAAATCCGGTTGGGCGGACGACATCCGCTTCCTGCGCGAGCTGGGTTTGTAAACCCTTAAAGGACAATCTGATTTCCCTACGGCTTCAAACCCTGTTGGAGCTGGGCAAAAATGCCGTCTGAACTTGGTTTCAGACGGCATTTTTTAATAAAAAAAGCTGTGTTTTAGTAATCTGTTGATTTCAATTCTTTGCAAGGGAAAAGACAATTATTTTCTGGTTAGGAATAAACCTATCCTATTGAATACCTTAAAGCCAAGTACGCCTATCAACACTATATTAAAACACAGCCTAAAAAATAATTTATATTATATCCATATATAAGTATAATGACACTTATTATCAACTCATAAGTGAAGTAGAAATGCGTAAACTGAATTATTTCAGCATTGCCTTGCTGCCGTTGATGCTGGCAGCCTGCGGCGGCAATTTCGGCGTGCAGCCTGTTGCCAAACCAACGCCGACCGCGCAAACCCCGTCAGATTCCAAACCGTCCAAACCTGAGGACGTTCCCACTCCGCCCCCTGCCAAACCTTCTATAGAAACCACGCCGGTCAACCGGCCCGCCGTCGGTGCGGCAATGCGGCTGCCAAGGCGGAATATCGCGACCCATAATAAGAATGGTGAGGAACTTCTTAATAATAATCAGGCAGAAGAATCATTATCGCTCAAAGAGGGAGATATCCTGTTTTTGGACGGCACGTCGGAGGAACAGGTCGGTAAATTGAAAAATGAAATTCATAAACGGAATCCTGAGGCAAGCATTACCACATCGCAAAAAGAAGAAGAAAAATATCAATATCAATTTGTCCATGCGGGCTATGTGTTTACTCGAAACGGAAAAGATGAAATCGAACAGACCTTAGATGGTAAGCGGGTTACCCACCGTTTTGGTTATGACGGTTTTGTATATTATTCCGGAGAACATCCTTCCCAATCTTTACCGAGCTCGGGAACGGTGCAATATTCCGGCAACTGGCAATATATGACCGATGCCATACGTCATCGGACAGGTAAGGCGGTTGCCAGTGTGGATTTGGGTTATACCACATATTATGGTAATGAAATTGGGGCAGCTTCTTATGAGGCTAGGGATGCCGATGGCCGGGAAAAGCATCCTGCCAAATATACGGTTGATTTCGATAAGAAAACTTTGACGGGTCAATTAATTAAAAATCAGTATGTGCAAAATAAGAATAATCCAGATGAACCTAAAAAACCGCTGACCATTTACAACATCACTGCCGATTTAAACGGCAACCGCTTTACCGGCAGTGCCAGGGTCAATCCTGATTTAGCGAAAAGCCATGCCAAGAAGGAGCATTTGTTTTTCCATGACAATGCCGATCAGCGGCTTGAGGGCGGTTTTTTCGGAGATAACGGAGAAGAGCTTGCCGGACGGTTTATCAGCAACGACAACAGCGTATTCGGCGTATTCGCAGGCAAAAAAACAGACGCATCAGGCGCAAATCCTGCTATGCCGTCTGAAAAACACACCAAAATCTTGGATTCTCTAAAAATTTCCGTTGACGAGGCAAGTGATAAAAATCCCCGCCCGTTTGCCATTTCCCCTATGCCCGATTTTGGTCATCCCGACAAACTTCTTGTCGAAGGGCGTGAAATTCCTTTGGTTAGCCAAGAGAAAACCATCAAGCTTGCCGACGGCAGGGAAATGACCGTCCGTGCTTGTTGCGATTTTCTGACCTATGTGAAACTCGGACGGATAAAAACCGACCGCCCGGCAAGTAAACCAAAGGCGGAAGATAAAGGGAAGGATGAAGAGGATACAGGCGTTGATAACGGCGAAGAAGGCACGGAAGATGAAGCCGCAGAAGGCAGCGAAGGAGGCGAAGACGAAATCGGCGATGAAGGAGGAAGTGCGGAAGACGAAGCCGCAGAAAACGAAGGCAGCGAAGAAGACGAAGGTGAAGAAGCTGAAGACCCCGAAGAAGAATCGCCGGAAGAAGGCGGCGGTGGCGGTTCAGACGGCATCTCGCCCGCTCCGGAAGCCCCTAAAGGCAGGGACATCGACCTTTTCCTGAAAGGTATCCGCACGGCAGAAACGAATATTCCGCAAACTGGAAAAGCACGCTATACCGGCACTTGGGAAGCGCGTATCGGCAAACCCATTCAATGGGACAATCATGCGGATAAAGCGGCAAAAGCAGAGTTTAATGTTGATTTCGGCGAGAAATCGATTTCCGGAACGCTGACGGAGAAAAACGGTGTAGAACCTGCTTTCTATATTGAAAACGGCAAGATTGAGGGCAATGGTTTCCATGCGACAGCGCGCACTCGGGATAACGGCATCAATCTTTCGGGAAATGATTCGACTAATCCTCAAAGTTTCAAAGCCAATAATCTTCTTGTAACGGGCGGCTTTTACGGCCCGCAGGCGGAGGAATTGGGCGGTACTATTTTCAATAATGATGGGAAATCTCTTGATATAACTGAAGATACTGAACATGAAGCTGAAAATGAAGCTGAAGCTGAAGCTGGTGTTGGCGAACAGTTAGAACCTGAAGTTAAACACCAATTCGGCGTGGTATTCGGTGCGAAGAAAGATAATAAAGAGGTGGAAAAATGAATAAGAAACACAGTTTTCCGCTTACCCTGACTGCCTTGGCCATTGCAACCGCCTTCCCGTCATATGCGGCAAACTCCGAAACGGCGGCGCAGACCCAATCCTTGAAAGAGGTTACCGTCCGTGCCGCCAAAGTGGGACGGCGATCGAAAGAAGTAACCGGTTTGGGCAAAATCGTCAAAACGTCGGAAACGTTGAACAAAGAACAGGTACTCGGTATCCGCGACCTGACGCGCTACGATCCGGGCGTGGCGGTTGTCGAACAGGGCAACGGCGCGAGCGGCGGCTACTCGATACGCGGCGTGGATAAAAACCGTGTGGCGGTTTCGGTTGACGGCGTTGCCCAAATACAGGCGTTTACCGTGCAGGGATCGTTGAGCGGATACGGCGGACGCGGCGGCAGCGGTGCAATCAACGAAATCGAATATGAAAACATCAGTACAGTGGAAATCGACAAAGGTGCCGGTTCGTCCGATCACGGCAGCGGCGCACTCGGCGGCGCGGTCGCCTTCCGCACCAAAGAGGCGGCAGACCTGATTTCAGACGGCAAAAGTTGGGGGATACAGGCAAAAACTGCCTACGGCAGTAAAAACCGCCAATTTATGAAGTCGCTCGGCGCGGGGTTCAGTAAAGACGGTTGGGAAGGGCTGCTAATCCGGACCGAACGCCAAGGGCGGGAAACGCGCCCGCACGGCGATATTGCGGACGGGGTGGAATACGGCATAGACCATTTGGACGCGTTCCGCCAGACATACGATATTCAGAATCCGAATAAAAAGGCGGAATATTTCCTGGCGGAGGGCGAGCGTGAACCCAAGCCCGTGGCAAAATTGGCGGGCAACGGAAACTATTTGAAAAACCAGCTCAACCGTTGGGTGGAAGAACGCCGTTCAAAAGGTCAGGCTTTAAACAGTGAAGAAGAAGCGATGGTGCGGGAGGCGCAGGCGCGCCACGAAAACCTGTCCGCCCAATCGTACACAGGCGGCGGCAGGATATTGCCCGATCCGATGGATTACCGCAGCGGTTCTTGGCTTGCCAAGCTGGGCTACCGCTTCGGCGGCAGGCATTATGTCGGCGGCGTGTTTGAGGATACCAAACAGCGTTACGACATCCGCGATATGACGGAAAAACAGTATTACGGTACGGACGAGGCGAAAAAGTTTAGCGACAAGAGCGGGGTGTACGACGGAGACGATTTCCGCGACGGTTTGTATTTTAGGCCGAATATAGAAGAGTGGAAGGGCGATACAAATTTGGTCAAGGGCATAGGTTTGAAATATTCCCGCACCAAATTTATTGACGAACATCACCGCCGCCGCCGTATGGGTTTGCTGTACCGTTATGAAAACGAAGCATATTCTGACAACTGGGCGGATAAGGCGGTGTTGTCGTTTGACAAACAGGGAGTGGCAACCGACAACAACACACTGAAGCTGAATTGCGCCGTGTATCCTGCTGTGGACAAATCCTGCCGCGCGTCGGCAGACAAGCCG
Above is a window of Neisseria sp. Marseille-Q6792 DNA encoding:
- a CDS encoding lactoferrin/transferrin family TonB-dependent receptor; the encoded protein is MNKKHSFPLTLTALAIATAFPSYAANSETAAQTQSLKEVTVRAAKVGRRSKEVTGLGKIVKTSETLNKEQVLGIRDLTRYDPGVAVVEQGNGASGGYSIRGVDKNRVAVSVDGVAQIQAFTVQGSLSGYGGRGGSGAINEIEYENISTVEIDKGAGSSDHGSGALGGAVAFRTKEAADLISDGKSWGIQAKTAYGSKNRQFMKSLGAGFSKDGWEGLLIRTERQGRETRPHGDIADGVEYGIDHLDAFRQTYDIQNPNKKAEYFLAEGEREPKPVAKLAGNGNYLKNQLNRWVEERRSKGQALNSEEEAMVREAQARHENLSAQSYTGGGRILPDPMDYRSGSWLAKLGYRFGGRHYVGGVFEDTKQRYDIRDMTEKQYYGTDEAKKFSDKSGVYDGDDFRDGLYFRPNIEEWKGDTNLVKGIGLKYSRTKFIDEHHRRRRMGLLYRYENEAYSDNWADKAVLSFDKQGVATDNNTLKLNCAVYPAVDKSCRASADKPYSYDSSDRFHYREQHNVLNASFEKSLKNKWTKHHLTLGFGYDASKAISRPEQLSHNAARISEHTGEYTDDGKDKYRLGKPEVVEGSVCGYIETLRSRKCVPRKINGSNIHISLNDRFSIGKYFDFSLGGRYDRQNFTTSEELVRSGQYVDRSWNSGIVFKPNRHFSLSYRASSGFRTPSFQELFGIDIYHDYPKGWQRPALKSEKAANREIGLQWKGDFGFLEISSFRNRYTDMIAVADHKTKLPNQAGQLTEIDIRDYYNAQNMSLQGINILGKIDWNGVYGKLPEGLYTTLAYNRIKPKSVSNRPGLSLRSYALDAVQPSRYVLGFGYDQPEGKWGANIMLTYSKGKNPDELAYLAGDQKRYSAGRVTSSWKTADVSAYLNLKKRLTLRAAIYNIGNYRYVTWESLRQTAESTANRRSEDSNYGRYAAPGRNFSLALEMKF